From the genome of Adhaeribacter pallidiroseus:
CCCGGTTAAAGTTTTAATTTTCGGATTTAACTGGCACGGCCGGGCGTTGAAGTAGTAATATTTCGTGTTCCAGCACATAATAGCCGCGTCCATTAACGAGGCGTTGAGTAAAGCGTAATTACGAGCCCAACGTACTTCGCTGTAGCCTTTTTTAACAAATTCTTCGGTAGCAATGGCATTCCAGTGACCGGGTGGGGTATAAGTGCCAACCCCATCGGCCCAATAATTAACAATGCGCATGCGGTCGCGGGTTGGATTTTCCGTATAGTTTAATATCTCATCCAGCTCTTTTTTCATTTGTTCGGAAGTGGCCGATGGGGGAGGACCGGGCCGTAAAGTGGCTACCGTTTCGGTACCGAAAAGCAAAGGTTTTACATTCCCGAAAAACGGTAACATCGGCGGGCGTTTAGGCGTTTCTAACGAATACCACGGCGTTTCGCCCTTGGCTTTGCAGTCATCTTCCAGTTTGGTCCACAAGGTTGGGTTACCGCCAGCTGTACCCATGCCATCGGTTTTAGCACGCTGAATAATTTTGCGGGCCACCCACCGACCTAAGGAATCGCCGGCTACTATATCGCTTTTTACGTTGGCGCCACTCCATAAACGGTAATTTTTTTCTTCTTCCGCCATCTTCTTCAGATATTCCAAATCCGCCGGAAATAATAATTTCATCATTTCTACGGAAGCTCCGGCTATTACAGCGTCTTCGGAAGGATAAGCTGCTAATTCACTCTTGGGGATAGCCGTTTGAATAGAATTATCTACCTGGTAAGGAGCCGGACGATTAAATTCACTTTTAAAATGGTGCGCCATTACCAAGGCATCGTACTGCGCAACGCTCACGTAAGCATAAGCGCGAGCCGCATACGGCGGATTAGAAAAAGGAAAAATAGGATAAGCAAAAGGGTTAGCGGCACTGGGTACCGGGTAGGTGTTATCTTCTTTTTGGTAGGGCGGTAAATTATGCTTGGCTACTAATTCCCGCATAATTTCATTCCACCGCAATACACTTCCAGCTTTCCAGTAGTTTATAATCCGTTTTTGTTCTGCATTTAAATTAGTAGTCATACCTTTTAATTCCTGCAGTTCTTGCTGGTAGGCCGTCGAGTTGGTAGGCTGCGGGGCAGGTACCGGAAAATCAGATGGCGAGGTTGCAATCAGGGTGCTCCAGTTGCCGGCGTTAGCATCTGTTTTCTGGGGTTGCAAAGCCGGATATCCTGCATTATTTTCTTCAATTTCTTTATCGCAGGACACTAAATGGTACGCGCAAAAACAAGCACTTATGTAAATAAAAAACTTTTTCATTGGTATTACAGGATTGATTTATTTGGCAGATTTAGGAGATAAGTTAAAAATATAATCTACGCCGGCCATAAAACCGGTAGCTTGCCCCACGTTGCGACCAGCCACGGTATGCCAGGCGTTGGCGTGGAAGCCTAAGGCCGGTATCTTGGCCAAATAATGTTTGGCTTCTACGCCTACTTTGGTGCTGTTCATCTGATTACTCACAAAAGGCATGTCGTTTTTGCGAATATCAAAACCGCCAAAAGTAGTCATGTTATCCACAAAGGCTTCGGCAATTAGGCGAGGGGTGCGATAACCGGTGCGGAACTGAAAATTACCGGCATCGGGCATTTCTACTTCGTGCGAATTAATCTGGTGATCCGTGTAATAAGCAGAACGATCAATTTCTACGTTGCTGCGGTGCAGATAAGCGCCCGAAAGAGTAAAGAAGAGTTTGCTCACCTGCACATCCGCAATTAAACGGCCACTTAAAACCCGGCTGCCTAAACCAATGCACATGGGTAAGAAATCAACGTTGTACTTGTTAGACGGGGTGGAGTAACCTCCTACCGCAAAAAGCGAAATATTCTGTTGGCCCAACTGTTGCTGCCAGGCCTTGTATTTTACAAAAACGCCCACGTCCTGAAAGCCGCCTAAACCATATAAGGTACCCTGGGTAGCCTTAACTTTAATGTAAGGCAAAGAAGCCATAATGTTTAAATTGTTTTTTAGACCGTAATTCAACATCAGCATTGCCGATTTAGTGGATACTTCGCCTAAATTAGCATTATCGCGTTTAAAAGTGCCTTCCCAATAATTAGTCCAGCTGTTGTAGCCAACGGAACCGGCCACGCAAAGCTTACGCTCGCCCATCATTAGGGCATCTTGTTCGGTTTGGGCCTTAGCCACGAGGGAAGTAAAAACAAGCAGTAAAAAGGTAATTTTAAGATAAAGGGGGTAAAAGTTTGTTTTCATGGATGATTAATGGATCATTAAGATAAAAATTACAAAAAAATGGCGGTAGAAAAGAAGTTTACTTTTGAGAGGAAGCAGGAAAAATCATAAACCAGAATAAAAAAGTATAAAACTTTACGTGCATCATCATTAAAATACAAAGGTGTTAACCAAAGTCAACAGCATCTTTTTAGAGCTATATGGTTTCTAAATTAAGAAAAAATTAAGTAATAGTTAAACTTACCGCCAACAAAAAATTAAAAATATACTAATAAATGCTAAAATATAGCCAAAACAAGGCTTTGAACCGGAAACATTATGGAATATATTACGTAGCAAATTTTTTGCTGAATAGGGTATTGAATCCGGGAAAGCCTTATTAAAGCTTTTTGTACGGGATCAACCATCCGGCAAGGTGTTCTAAAGAGAAACGGTTTATTAAATAGTTTCCCGTTCCAGCCACTCCAGCTCACCCGGTAGTTCCCGGCAATTAAATTCCAGGTGAATGACCCGGCGGTGTTTATCGTTCTCGGTTTTAGCCGAAGCGTGCAAGGTTAAAGGCTTGAGTAAATGCACTCCGCCCTTTTTTACGTTACAGGTTTTTATTTCGCCTACCTCTCGCAATGCGGCTATTTCCTGGTCGGTTAGAACGGAGAAGTGGGTTTTAGGAATAACTTTTAACGCCCCGTTCTTTTCGTTGGTATCGTCCAAGTGAATGCGCACGGTGTAAGCCGATTGCAGGTACTCCAGGGGCGGAATGACGCTGGTTACGTGATGTTTATGCGTCCAGCCGCGGAAGCCATCGGTATCTACTTTTGTTTTTACGTTGATCGGTACATCCTGGTGCCAGGTAACAAACCAGTTTGACTGCGGGGGTTTATCGAAGTAAATAGCCTTGGTTAAAAAATAATCTTTCCCGAATCCTTCTTGTACCAGGGTGCGCAAATTACTGTTAAAAAGTACTTGCTTTAAATTGGGAAGCTCCTGTAATAAACACCGGATGGCGAATAAATCTTCGGTTTTTTTAAAACGCGTTGGGTCTTCGGTGGCCCGGGTTATTATGGAAAGCACGCGGCCCATTTCTTTGGAAGTATAGATATTATCCAGAATAGCAAAGCCCCGCTTTTTTACCTTGGTCAGGCTGGCGCCCAGTTCCACCAGCTTTAATTCCCGCTCGTACAGTTCGGTGGTGTTCTGGGCTTTATCGTAAACCCGCCGTTTAAGCCGTTCGGGTTTTAGTACTTTAATGCAATCGCCAAAACCTAGGATTTCGCGCTCTAATTCAAAATTAATTTGTACGGTTAGCTGAATAATAATGCCGTTGTTTACCGTTTCGATTAATTGCTGCGATTGGTGAAAAGGTTTGGTTAAAACGTATGGCGCATTTTCGCGGTTAATGTACAACACCACTTCTTCCGGCGCTTCCTGCTGGTTTACCGTTACGCCTACCACGTGTTCAAAGTAACGAGCCAGATCTATTGTGTTATTTTCTAGATACTTTTCCGTTGATTCCGCTACTGCATTCATCCGGTCTAGGGCCAGGTTCATGATTGGCTGGTTTTTACCCCGGGTACCCAGCACAAACCAGCGGTTGCGGTATTCTTTTAAAAAATAAGGATGAAAGGTAAAGGTGTTGGCTTCCCGGGCTTTAAACGATTGATACGTAAGGGTAATACCTTTCTTTTTCAGAATGGCCTGGTAGATAAAATCCAGGTATTCCAGGCCTTTCAACCCTTCGTTTTTCTCCAGATCGATAATTGGCGCTTGTTTGGTTTTGGCCGTATGGATGCGGTCTTCGAGGCGTTGCACCATGCCGTTTAACTCGTTAAAATGAGTAAACCCTTTAAACTGCCGCAGTATTTCTACTACTTCGGTTAGTTTACCTAAGTCCTGGTCGGTTAAGGGAATGTTGGTAATGGAGTAATCCGGATCTTCGTACACGTAGTATTTTTTATCCACCACCACAATGGGCGCATGGTAGCCCAACTTTTCGCTGCGCATCATCTGCAAATCCATCTGAATCGATCGACGACTGACGCCCTTGTCGATGCCTTCGTATTCGTACAAAGCTTCCGAACAAGCTTCCACTAAATCTTCCAGAGTCCATTGGCGATACTTATTGCGCAAACAATTATCAATAGTGCGGTACCGGATTAAGGCATTGCGGTTTACGGGCATGAATATAAATTTTACCAAATATATTAAAATTAATTTATACTGCGCAA
Proteins encoded in this window:
- a CDS encoding phosphatase PAP2 family protein; this translates as MKKFFIYISACFCAYHLVSCDKEIEENNAGYPALQPQKTDANAGNWSTLIATSPSDFPVPAPQPTNSTAYQQELQELKGMTTNLNAEQKRIINYWKAGSVLRWNEIMRELVAKHNLPPYQKEDNTYPVPSAANPFAYPIFPFSNPPYAARAYAYVSVAQYDALVMAHHFKSEFNRPAPYQVDNSIQTAIPKSELAAYPSEDAVIAGASVEMMKLLFPADLEYLKKMAEEEKNYRLWSGANVKSDIVAGDSLGRWVARKIIQRAKTDGMGTAGGNPTLWTKLEDDCKAKGETPWYSLETPKRPPMLPFFGNVKPLLFGTETVATLRPGPPPSATSEQMKKELDEILNYTENPTRDRMRIVNYWADGVGTYTPPGHWNAIATEEFVKKGYSEVRWARNYALLNASLMDAAIMCWNTKYYYFNARPCQLNPKIKTLTGVPNFPAYISGHSTFSGAAATVLGYLVPEKAADFTAMAQEASNSRMYGGIHYRADCQAGLETGNKIGNYAINRAKTDGAD
- a CDS encoding WYL domain-containing protein — its product is MPVNRNALIRYRTIDNCLRNKYRQWTLEDLVEACSEALYEYEGIDKGVSRRSIQMDLQMMRSEKLGYHAPIVVVDKKYYVYEDPDYSITNIPLTDQDLGKLTEVVEILRQFKGFTHFNELNGMVQRLEDRIHTAKTKQAPIIDLEKNEGLKGLEYLDFIYQAILKKKGITLTYQSFKAREANTFTFHPYFLKEYRNRWFVLGTRGKNQPIMNLALDRMNAVAESTEKYLENNTIDLARYFEHVVGVTVNQQEAPEEVVLYINRENAPYVLTKPFHQSQQLIETVNNGIIIQLTVQINFELEREILGFGDCIKVLKPERLKRRVYDKAQNTTELYERELKLVELGASLTKVKKRGFAILDNIYTSKEMGRVLSIITRATEDPTRFKKTEDLFAIRCLLQELPNLKQVLFNSNLRTLVQEGFGKDYFLTKAIYFDKPPQSNWFVTWHQDVPINVKTKVDTDGFRGWTHKHHVTSVIPPLEYLQSAYTVRIHLDDTNEKNGALKVIPKTHFSVLTDQEIAALREVGEIKTCNVKKGGVHLLKPLTLHASAKTENDKHRRVIHLEFNCRELPGELEWLERETI